The following coding sequences lie in one Oncorhynchus gorbuscha isolate QuinsamMale2020 ecotype Even-year linkage group LG10, OgorEven_v1.0, whole genome shotgun sequence genomic window:
- the LOC124045288 gene encoding beta-soluble NSF attachment protein-like isoform X1 has protein sequence MDTSGKEKEAMQLMAEADKKVKSSGSFLGGMFGGSHHKVEDACEMYARAANMFKMAKNWTAAGNAFCQGARLHMQLQNKLDSATSFVDAGNAYKKADPQEAINCINAAIDIYTDMGRFTIAAKHHITIAEVYESELVDIEKAIAHYEQAADYYKGEESNSSANKCLLKVGHYSAQLEQYPKAIEIYEQVATNTMDNPLLKYNAKEYFFKASLCHFIVDELNAKLAIEKYEEMFPAFADSRECKLLKKLLDAHEEQNCEAFTEAVKEFDSISRLDQWLTTMLLRIKKTIQGDAGDLK, from the exons ATGGATACCTCCGGAAAAGAGAAGGAGGCCATGCAGCTGATGGCCGAAGCAGACAAGAAGGTCAAGTCCTCCGGCTCGTTCTTGGGAGGGATGTTCGG GGGAAGTCACCACAAAGTAGAAGATGCATGTGAGATGTACGCCAGAGCAGCCAACATGTTCAAGATGGCCAAGAACTGGACCg ctgctgGTAATGCGTTCTGTCAGGGGGCCCGGCTCCACATGCAGCTGCAGAATAAACTGGACTCAGCCACCAGCTTCGTCGACGCAGGGAACGCTTACAAGAAGGCTGATCCTCAGG AGGCTATCAACTGTATAAATGCAGCCATCGATATTTACACTGACATG GGTAGGTTTACTATCGCAGCcaaacatcacatcaccatcGCAGAGGTGTACGagtctgagctggtggacatagAGAAG GCAATCGCCCACTATGAGCAGGCAGCCGATTATTATAAAGGGGAGGAGTCCAACAG ttctgcTAACAAGTGTCTGCTGAAAGTGGGCCACTACAGCGCTCAGCTGGAGCAGTATCCGAAAGCCATTGAGATCTACGAGCAG gtggccACCAATACTATGGACAACCCCCTGCTGAAGTATAATGCCAAAGAGTACTTCTTTAAAGCCTCCCTCTGTCACTTCATTGTGGACGAACTCAACGCAAag cTGGCCATAGAGAAGTATGAGGAGATGTTTCCTGCTTTCGCAGACTCCAGAGAGTGCAAGCTGCTGAAG aagTTACTGGATGCCCATGAGGAGCAGAACTGTGAGGCGTTTACTGAAGCTGTTAAAGAATTTGACTCCATCTCTCGTCTGGACCAATGGCTCACCACCATGCTGCTCCGTATCAAGAAGACCATCCAGGGAGATGCTGGAGATCTCAAATAA
- the LOC124045288 gene encoding beta-soluble NSF attachment protein-like isoform X2, whose amino-acid sequence MRSVRGPGSTCSCRINWTQPPASSTQGTLTRRLILRGRFTIAAKHHITIAEVYESELVDIEKAIAHYEQAADYYKGEESNSSANKCLLKVGHYSAQLEQYPKAIEIYEQVATNTMDNPLLKYNAKEYFFKASLCHFIVDELNAKLAIEKYEEMFPAFADSRECKLLKKLLDAHEEQNCEAFTEAVKEFDSISRLDQWLTTMLLRIKKTIQGDAGDLK is encoded by the exons ATGCGTTCTGTCAGGGGGCCCGGCTCCACATGCAGCTGCAGAATAAACTGGACTCAGCCACCAGCTTCGTCGACGCAGGGAACGCTTACAAGAAGGCTGATCCTCAGG GGTAGGTTTACTATCGCAGCcaaacatcacatcaccatcGCAGAGGTGTACGagtctgagctggtggacatagAGAAG GCAATCGCCCACTATGAGCAGGCAGCCGATTATTATAAAGGGGAGGAGTCCAACAG ttctgcTAACAAGTGTCTGCTGAAAGTGGGCCACTACAGCGCTCAGCTGGAGCAGTATCCGAAAGCCATTGAGATCTACGAGCAG gtggccACCAATACTATGGACAACCCCCTGCTGAAGTATAATGCCAAAGAGTACTTCTTTAAAGCCTCCCTCTGTCACTTCATTGTGGACGAACTCAACGCAAag cTGGCCATAGAGAAGTATGAGGAGATGTTTCCTGCTTTCGCAGACTCCAGAGAGTGCAAGCTGCTGAAG aagTTACTGGATGCCCATGAGGAGCAGAACTGTGAGGCGTTTACTGAAGCTGTTAAAGAATTTGACTCCATCTCTCGTCTGGACCAATGGCTCACCACCATGCTGCTCCGTATCAAGAAGACCATCCAGGGAGATGCTGGAGATCTCAAATAA